A window of Cyprinus carpio isolate SPL01 chromosome A6, ASM1834038v1, whole genome shotgun sequence genomic DNA:
ACAGAGTGGCAAACAGCGACAAATATCAGGCATTGAAAAGGTATATCTGTCGATATAATAACCAGTCACAGCAGACCAGAGTATAagggtgttattttttttctttgattgttttgtttttaagttgacTTGCTTTcgatgccatttttttatttttgtttttagttaatcTGCACCATAAAATTATCACATTAGGCATAAAATGAACacaattttcaaatacatttgcaCAAATTCTTACAAAATGACATTGTTTGGTCTTGGCTGGTATCACTgtaaacagatgtgttttttgttgttgctgtaaaCTTAGCGATACTGCAAAATCTTTTTGCATTCTTCAGTATGATTAAGACATTGATAAGTAACAATAATTAGGCACAAGTCAAGCACCTACATTACACTTTGATATGTCCTTACATTAAAACGTTCTAcgtaaaacacaaacacagtcacattCTACAAGTGCTATGTAGGCATATCTAATGGGGTTTAGGTCCATGTAACCAAGTGTCAATGCTCATACTTTGAGAACAAGCCTGTTTCTGTCCTATTTTGTGTCATGCCATCCATTACAACCAGTGATTATTTATTAAGAGACAGTTCTCAAAATTGATCAATTGAGTAAACATTATGACTCGAATGAAGGTGGTTCTTTCCAGTGTATACAAATGGCTTATCAAAGCCACAAAAGTGCACCATTTCCCAAATCAGTAGGCTTCTCTGAAACGTTTCACGAATCCACCTTCAATGAGCATCCTTGTCTAGCTACTCCTGAGGGGTGAGCAGGGTCTCGCTCTCTTGAGGTCCGTTTTCTTGAGGCTTTGGTTCCTCTGGTTCCTGTTCTTGTTGGTTCTCGGCCTGTGGTGGTTCTGCTTGAGGTTGGGCCACCTGCTCCTCCTTGTCCTCAGCGTCCACCTCTTGGGGTCCGTTTTGTTTTGGGGTCACTTGTGGCGGTTCAGACTCTTGCGTTGTAACCTGCTCTTCGGGTTTCTCCTCGTCGGCTGCGGGTGCCTCTGGAGGTTGTGTTTCTTGGGGCGGCTCTTCAATGTGTGTTTCCTGGTTTAATGGCGTCTCTTCTCCTTGTTCCTGCTTTAGAATGCCCTGCTCTTTAAGCTGCACCTCTCCATTCTCCTGCAGCGGGACTTCTTCCTCAGCTTGCACCTGTATGACAGGTACCTCGGCGCAGTCCGTCTCCTCTGCGTTTTTTTCGATTGACAAAATCTGGTGCAGCTCGGGGGACATGAAAAACGGTTTGTCAGAAGAGCCGTCATTCCTCTCCAGATCTTCACCTAGTTTGTGTTTGCGTGTGAcggttattttgaaatgttagtTTTTTGAGAGAGAACGTAGCAGAAAGGAGCACAAGGACATGattgaagagagaaagagagagagagaaagacaggaaatGGTTAGGCATGAAGCAAGCCAAAAGCCCTTGTAAGCATCTGTGATATGCAGATATGTCAACAGTGGGTCCCACTAGTAAAAATCACAGTCATTTTCTCCATACAGAAATATACCTTAAAGTCAAACCATGAGCTCTGAGGAAGCAATGATATGTCCTTCTGTAGAAGCCATAAATGTGActtcaaaaatgtgtttaatagcTAATTGAGAATTACATAATCTATGATCCTGAAAATagctccaccaatcagagaagtccctgttaccatggaaacgggaATGAGCAGTGATTGCCCACTCCTATAAAGCATCGTGGAAGACAAAATCCGTTCTCACTACTCTCTCAAAAAACTGATGTGTGTTATATATGGCTATATCATGGTATGGTatggtatatactgtatttgaatATGGTCTGGTATATAACATACATGGTATTTTATATGTGTAGATAATTTCATATTATACTGTTCTGAATCAGTTGCATCTTTGGCAAAGCTTCATGGGATGAATAGTTCAAATTGAAAAAAGCACAAGACTTCATGTTTTTGATTGGAATTAAAGTTTGTAATATTGCAATGTGTCTCAGAGCTGGCTGGTTTGGTTCAAGGTTTGGAActctttatagatttttttttaaattattatagagAAAATGAAGGGGAAATCCAGTTGGTGGTCACTGATGCTCTCTATTGCATTAcagaaaagaacaacatttaaaggAAAGGAAAGAGGGCGGTTTGAGTGCTGCAAATGTGCTTAGCTGTTGAAGTTGAGTGGTAAAAGTTGAACATCTGTGAAACTTATTCCTCAACACCCAATAAAATCTAACACAACAGCTGCTATTACCCGAATCCTTGTTTTGTTACACAGCCAACAAATTAACAACTTGTTAAGATTTGTTCATAACATATTTTCTcttgaaataaataaagctgCTTCACACTTACAGAAACAGAGGAAGAGTGTGTCCACACACATAGCGTATACGCTAAAAAAGCCATGAGCAATCAGATAAGCACCAAACACCACAGTCTGTAAATGAAGAGATATGTAATTATTACAATCTGCAGATGGAAAATCTGGTTTTGCTAAATTGATAAAAGTCAAGATCACTCACCAATATAGGCACCCAGTAATAATTAAGGGTTGGAGTAGCATCCTCCACTATTTTAATCTTGCCcgtgaaaaagaagaaagagcatATTCCTggaaagaggaagaagaaataGTTAGTGCATGCTGTTTTACATTAGTATACTGGAATGAGAAGTCAGTTCCACTCAAATAACCTCTGGATCCACTTGACATCTGATTGAACAAATCACTCACCCACGATTCCAACGATGAGGAGTTTGCCCAAAAATAAGAGGAAGTCTGTCACTTTGTCAAGAACCGCCACACTAGAAGACAAGTTaagtaaaaacatttcaatttggatggtttattttatttattaacactgAATAGAAGATTAAGATTAAGTTTAACACTCACCGAACAATGTTCCTCATCAGGAGGAAGAATGCATCCTTGGCAGACGTACAGAAATTTTTACCATATATTGCCACCTGAAAAGAGAATATGCCTCGATAAGTTTCAGCAATTATGTTTTGTAGTACTACAACACTAAACATGCACTAATGATGATGCTCCCTAGCCAGCAACAATCCACAAAAGGTCAAAACATTATTAAGAGGGAAATGAGAATGTACCATAATATAGGCATTTCTGTTCAGAAACTTGATGAATTTCTCCAGACACCAGAAGCAGCACTTCAGGCAGCTGAGCAGGAATTTTGCACATTTATTCTGGGCACCTGGAGGAAGTGAATCAAGATGCAAATGCATATAATAGACAGAATGCAATGGATGAAGTATtccattattatttcattattcatttctGGTTGTCAGTCAGCATGTATTATTTGCCAAAAGTGGAACAGAATCAAGTtcagaagacattttaaaataatgaaaagaaacGGGGTGCTTTCGATATTTTCTACAATTCTGTGATTCTCTTTGTGTCTGATAGActttatagcatttaaaaaattatttactgaaaCAATTAAAACGGTGTcatgtccaaacctgtatgactgacttttgTCAAGTgaaacacaaaatttaattttctaaGTTGCACTTTTCTGAACAAAACACCATAAATTGACTAGTGGCTTGGCAAGtaccaagaagaaaaaaactgatgCCCAACCTCATTAGCTCTTGCTTTTTCATAACCAATCAGCattgttttattgctgttttatcAATCATACGGGTTGTGATCAACATCAAGGTAAGAAAGATGTGTGAATGTATATGAAATATTGGACTATTTCTTGAAATAAGTCcaatgtttaaaagttaaaagtgaaGGGGTCTTAATATTTTCTGAAGAAGAAAATGAAGTACACTGAAGTAGTGAGACCTTTCAGCTTCTGATCCAGATACTCCAATAGGACCCTGATGATCTGAACGATGGCAAGAATGAGGGAACCAAATGCCAGAGAGCCAGTGTGATACCTGAAAAATAAGTGAGAAATATAGAGCACaccaaaatgtaaagttttacgAGAAGGATTTTTGCAAAATGTGCTAAACACAGGCAAGTATTTCTCTAGTCACACACCTAAGGGCCCTTCCTAAAGAGTTGAAGACAGGGAAAGCTGGGATGTCCTCAGGCTTTTTGAATGCCCAATAGTAGGAGGCAAAGGCCCCTGCCAGTGTGACCTGGCCCAATGCGGTCACAAAGTTGGCACACCAGAAGAAGAGGAATACGTTATAGAACTGGAACAGAATCAGGTACTTGTGGTATAATGTCTCTCCTCCATAGAACGCAAACAGACACTCAGCATCAGGACATTCAGCTGTGATATTTGAGCTGTTGAAAGTCTGTGGAGAGAATCAAATCAGTGCAACTTTATGCaatgtatgtattttatcaaGCAAAATATGCTATAACAAATAagacacacactactgttcaacatGATGCAAAAAAACTGCCAATAAATAGCCAACATGACGTTTATATAGAGACATAGCAAAATTAGCATAATGAGCCACTAACCTCAGGCTCGCAGGTGTCTCTGGAATACATGCATTCAGTTGTGTTGAAAACCTTGTATACTGGATCACTGGAAGTGGACAAAAACCTAATCGATAGTTAAGGATATCATGTTTGTGTGAAACCTAAATCAACATTCCTAACTAAAGTGTTTAGGGTAATGAAACCGCAAAATACCAACAGTGAACAGTTTTTATGtgactgcattattttttttaggatacaCAGCGGTGATGGCCCAGTATGCGATGACTAATGACAGTAGGGCAAACGTCAGCAGTGGGTAGAACAGTGATGACATCACATGACCGATGGCCCTGAAAAATAGATGAGGTTATTAGGGCTTCCTGTCTAACACTACCAGTTAACCTAATTATTATTTCATGACTTTAAGATACAGTTAATCCATCACACTGAGAAAAACACTGCTGTTTAACTGCTAATGCTATTAGAGTACCCAAAGAAAGCAGTAATATGGAATATGAGACCAAACAACGCCAGCAACGCGTCTAAAAATACTGATTGCTCTACAGTAAGA
This region includes:
- the LOC109092262 gene encoding choline transporter-like protein 2 isoform X1 → MQMEPEEKNPESKYGEPRKFDPTFKGPIYNRGCTDILCCILFILALLGYFAVGILAWSQGDPRKVIYPTDSKGQFCGQVGSPLEKKPLLFYFNILKCASPLVLLEFQCPTTQICVERCPNKFMTLVKALLKEDDREYYKQFCKEGVDMTKRAPEILKDGLCPSILTPSKNFTRRCLPALETLKGGVVVVGNKTTFRDDYAEKNINATDFLEASKKSNVVVEARAVAMRIFEDYTQSWHWILLGLVIAMLVSLIFILLLRCLAGVMVWVMIIMVVIVIGYGIFHCYMQYASLKGQAGSDVTIKDLGLQTDFSVYLQIRQTWLAFMIILCIVEVVIILLLIFLRKRLLIAIALIKEASKAIGHVMSSLFYPLLTFALLSLVIAYWAITAVFLSTSSDPVYKVFNTTECMYSRDTCEPETFNSSNITAECPDAECLFAFYGGETLYHKYLILFQFYNVFLFFWCANFVTALGQVTLAGAFASYYWAFKKPEDIPAFPVFNSLGRALRYHTGSLAFGSLILAIVQIIRVLLEYLDQKLKGAQNKCAKFLLSCLKCCFWCLEKFIKFLNRNAYIMVAIYGKNFCTSAKDAFFLLMRNIVRVAVLDKVTDFLLFLGKLLIVGIVGICSFFFFTGKIKIVEDATPTLNYYWVPILTVVFGAYLIAHGFFSVYAMCVDTLFLCFCEDLERNDGSSDKPFFMSPELHQILSIEKNAEETDCAEVPVIQVQAEEEVPLQENGEVQLKEQGILKQEQGEETPLNQETHIEEPPQETQPPEAPAADEEKPEEQVTTQESEPPQVTPKQNGPQEVDAEDKEEQVAQPQAEPPQAENQQEQEPEEPKPQENGPQESETLLTPQE
- the LOC109092262 gene encoding choline transporter-like protein 2 isoform X2; amino-acid sequence: MGRGSHYGKQGEPRKFDPTFKGPIYNRGCTDILCCILFILALLGYFAVGILAWSQGDPRKVIYPTDSKGQFCGQVGSPLEKKPLLFYFNILKCASPLVLLEFQCPTTQICVERCPNKFMTLVKALLKEDDREYYKQFCKEGVDMTKRAPEILKDGLCPSILTPSKNFTRRCLPALETLKGGVVVVGNKTTFRDDYAEKNINATDFLEASKKSNVVVEARAVAMRIFEDYTQSWHWILLGLVIAMLVSLIFILLLRCLAGVMVWVMIIMVVIVIGYGIFHCYMQYASLKGQAGSDVTIKDLGLQTDFSVYLQIRQTWLAFMIILCIVEVVIILLLIFLRKRLLIAIALIKEASKAIGHVMSSLFYPLLTFALLSLVIAYWAITAVFLSTSSDPVYKVFNTTECMYSRDTCEPETFNSSNITAECPDAECLFAFYGGETLYHKYLILFQFYNVFLFFWCANFVTALGQVTLAGAFASYYWAFKKPEDIPAFPVFNSLGRALRYHTGSLAFGSLILAIVQIIRVLLEYLDQKLKGAQNKCAKFLLSCLKCCFWCLEKFIKFLNRNAYIMVAIYGKNFCTSAKDAFFLLMRNIVRVAVLDKVTDFLLFLGKLLIVGIVGICSFFFFTGKIKIVEDATPTLNYYWVPILTVVFGAYLIAHGFFSVYAMCVDTLFLCFCEDLERNDGSSDKPFFMSPELHQILSIEKNAEETDCAEVPVIQVQAEEEVPLQENGEVQLKEQGILKQEQGEETPLNQETHIEEPPQETQPPEAPAADEEKPEEQVTTQESEPPQVTPKQNGPQEVDAEDKEEQVAQPQAEPPQAENQQEQEPEEPKPQENGPQESETLLTPQE